One window of the Oncorhynchus gorbuscha isolate QuinsamMale2020 ecotype Even-year linkage group LG17, OgorEven_v1.0, whole genome shotgun sequence genome contains the following:
- the LOC124001882 gene encoding SPARC-like, with protein sequence MADEEESVEDEEKREIEDEGEHVVGDRGVEEEVQVEGTDSNTEPEIPEDLDYASDSDNTEPLETELEEGKPLAEDAQFLSNKKVEAEVEEKEEQASKDDKIPTATDDYESQPDIQDAEFTESQEVLGQYKYDSQEKGTNKKDADTDTELQETKNSVDLDGTHLSVEGGEEKEEKNINKSASHTRGKARKQRKNQRVRKRPLQRDEAPPGEGVPDHQGDEGVKEHYRTTDSAVYKPKRRRAGKWAPLVGMNPVQIRATVDLYPSTRPSLAASLYRPQASAADPCENFRCQHGKTCKLNKEKKPVCVCHEPSACPQSVTDHVCGSDNVTYTPCEFFATKCNLEGTKRGHILHLDYTGVCKFIAPCMTGELVQFPLRMRDWLKNVLLHLYEHDSMSPGFLTPKQRIRVRKIHESERRLHPGDHPIELLAQDFEKNYNMYIYPVHWQFAQMDQHPSDRFLSHSELAPLRVPLVPMEHCTSRFFQECDADKDKQVSFREWTHCFGIKDEDMDVNLLF encoded by the exons ATGGCGGATGAGGAGGAGTCAGTTgaggatgaggagaagagagagatagaggacgagggggaacATGTGGTCGGGGacagaggagtagaggaagaggttCAAGTTGAAGGGACGGACAGCAACACCGAGCCTGAGATTCCAGAGGATCTGGACTACGCCAGCGACAGCGACAACACAGAGCCTCTTGAAACCGAGCTTGAGGAAGGGAAACCCCTCGCCGAAGACGCCCAGTTCCTTTCAAATAAGAAAGTGGAGGCCGAGGTGGAGGAGAAAGAAGAACAAGCTAGCAAGGATGACAAAATCCCCACTGCCACTGATGACTATGAGTCCCAGCCAGACATACAAGACGCCGAGTTCACTGAGAGCCAGGAAGTGCTCGGCCAGTACAAGTACGATTCCCAAGAAAAGGGGACCAATAAAAAAGACGCAGACACAGACACTGAACTCCAAGAGACAAAGAACAGTGTGGATCTTGATGGGACACATCTTTCAgtagaagggggagaagagaaggaggagaagaacatAAACAAGAGTGCCAGTCACACCAGAGGCAAAGCCAGGAAGCAGAGGAAGAACCAGAGAGTGAGGAAGCGCCCCCTACAGAGGGATGAGGCCCCACCAGGAGAGGGAGTCCCAGACCACCAGGGGGATGAGGGCGTGAAGGAGCACTACCGCACCACCGACAGTGCTGTATACAAGCCCAAGAGGAGAAGAGCAGGGAAATGG GCTCCTCTGGTGGGAATGAACCCGGTCCAGATCAGGGCGACAGTAGACCTCTACCCCAGCACCAGGCCCTCTTTGGCGGCCAGCCTATACAGACCCCAAGCATCCGCTGCCG ACCCTTGTGAGAACTTCCGTTGTCAACATGGAAAGACCTGTAAACTCAACAAGGAGAagaagcctgtgtgtgtgtgtcatgagcCTTCTGCCTGCCCACAGAGTGTCACTGATCAT GTATGTGGAAGTGACAATGTCACCTACACACCCTGTGAGTTCTTTGCCACCAAGTGCAACCTGGAAGGCACCAAGAGAGGCCATATACTTCACCTGGACTACACTGGAGTCTGCAAAT TCATAGCACCGTGTATGACTGGCGAACTGGTCCAGTTTCCTCTGCGTATGCGCGACTGGCTGAAGAACGTCTTGCTGCATCTCTATGAACATGACTCCATGTCCCCTGGCTTCCTCACCCCCAAGCAACGCATCAGA GTGAGAAAGATCCACGAGAGTGAGAGGCGCCTCCATCCCGGCGACCACCCCATTGAGTTGCTGGCCCAGGACTTTGAGAAGAACTACAACATGTACATCTATCCCGTGCACTGGCAGTTTGCTCAGATGGACCAGCACCCTTCTGACAG GTTTCTGTCCCACTCTGAGCTGGCCCCCCTGAGGGTCCCGTTAGTCCCCATGGAGCATTGTACCTCCCGCTTCTTCCAGGAGTGTGACGCAGACAAAGACAAACAGGTGTCCTTCAGGGAGTGGACCCACTGCTTCGGCATCAAGGATG AGGACATGGATGTCAACCTGCTCTTCTGA